The window AGCTCCTTGGCGAGCGCCTTCAGCGACCGCGATATCTCGGAGATCTCCTGCTCCCGGCTGTCCTTGCCCTCCGTGCTGCGCATGAGCTGGAGGTAGTCGACGATGATGAGGCCGAGCTTCGTCGAGGGGTCGCGCTTCAGCCGCCGCGCCTTGGCGCGCAGCTCGAGGATGGAGAGCGCGGGCGTGTCGTCGATGAAGATGGGCGCGTCGGCGAGCCGCCCTGCCGCCATTGCGAGCTTCGGGAACTCGCGGTCGGAGAGATGGCCCGTGCGGACGCGCTTGAGGTCGACCCGCGACTCGGAGCAGAGCATGCGGAGCGCCAGCTGCTCCTTCGACATCTCGAGCGAGAAGACGGCGACGCCCACGTCGGCGCGCAGCGCAGCGTGCTCGGCGATGTTGAGACAGAGCGCGGTGTTGTGCACGCAGACGTCGTTGGCGACGAAGTTGTGTGTCTCGGGGATCGTCAGGTCGTAGACCTGGCGCTCTCCCATGGGCTCGATCGAGACGACCTCGTCCCAGTAAACGTCGCTGATGGCGATGACCTGCAGACGCTGGTCGCCCAGGTCCTCGGCCATCGCCCCGAGTCGCCGCCGTGACAGCGCGCGCCTTCCGACATGGAGATTCGAGGCATCCCCGATACCCATCCGGGTCCCCACGGACCGCCAGGAGGCTCCCTGCCTCGCGGCGTCGATCTGCTGCCACACGCCGACGGGGATGAGATCGCGGTTGGTCCGGTATTGCTTCGCCCGGAGCGCCGCCTGCACGCGCTTGAGGGCGGCTTCCTTGCCGTAGATGCCGATCTTATCGATGAACGTCCGGATGGATTCTGCGTCGGTGATGTCCACCTGGAAGGCCAAGCGGATGCCTCCCCGGTATCTGACGCGGCGTTCACGGAGCGAAGCGATCACTCCGAACCGCAGGAGAAGGTGCTGCACCTGGCGGGCCAGGCGCTCGCTCGTCGAGCAGAAGCCGAGCTGCGCCTGCCGGCTCGCCAGCACGGTGGCCCAGCCGTCGGTGGCAAAGAGACGGTTCAGGAAGCAGGCCACCTCGTCCGCCACCAACGTGAAGACGAGGTCCGGAACGAACTTCTCCCGAGCCGTCTTGCCCCAGAGGCCGAGCGACGTGAGCCAGCGCGTGAGGCCGTTGCGCGCACTCTTCCGGATCGACGACGGCCCGGCCGGCGCGATGTCCTGCGCGCGCAGATCGAGCGCGGCGCAGAGGCCGTCGAACACCGCCCGCCCGGGAACCGTTCTCCCCTGGCACCAGTGTGTGATCGAGGCCGGCGTGACGTCGAGCTCGACGGCAAGCTGCCGCGCCGACGTACCCGAGGCGGCGAGGCTCTGCTTCACGATCCGGCCGAAGGCGACCCGTCCGGCCGCGATCGCGCTTCGGTCGGCGGACACCCGCAGGCTGGGCGCTCGCCCATCGGCCACGTCCTCCCGAGCCGTGAGCCCCCCGAACCGGCCGACGGCTTCTCGGAACTCCGCCCGGAGTCGCGGGTCGGAATTCGTGAAGCGTGGGCACGCACCTGTGAGCGTGCCGTCGCCGAGCAGGTAGCCGAGGAGCTTGGCACGCTCCACGCCGATCGAGCGCTCGCCGAACACGTCGATCCGGCGCGGGACGGCGACGTGGTCGCCCGGGCGGACCTCGGCGAGGGGTCTCCAGCCCTCGATGGTGAGGAAGGGGTGCGTGACCGTCGTCCGGACCTTCCGGCCGAGACGGGTCCTCACCTCGAAGACCGGCTTCAGGCCGTCGTCCACGAAGGCGGCCGGCGAGACCATGGCGAACTTCCACCGATCGGTCAGGGTGAGGAGCCGACCGGATCGCGACCTGACGATCTCCTCGATGGTGCGAACGCTGCCGTCCGAGAGGACGATCTCGGCGTCGGCGGCCAGGCACTTTCCCATGCTCGGACGCCCCGCCACGATGACCAGGTCGGACGGCTGAAAGCCCGCCGTCAGGTTGTCGAGGTCGTGGAAGCCGCTCGGGACCCCGGTGACCGCCTGCTTCTGCTCGTAGAGCCGCTCGATCGTCTTGAGCGACTCGACGAGGAGGTCCGAGATGCGCACGAACTCCGGCTTCACCTTGCGGTCGGAGATGCCGAAGATGAGCTGCTCCGCGTGGTCGAGCAGCTCGGCGACGTCGCCGCCGCCCTCGTAGCCGTGCATCGCGATCTGAGTGGCCGCCCCGATCAGGCCCCGCAGGATCGACTTGTCGCGGACGATCCTCGCGTACTGCGCGACGTGCGCCGCGGTCGGCACGCGCTCGGCGAGCTCCGCGAGGTATGCCGAGCCGCCGACGTCGGCGAGCTCGCTGCGCGCTTTGAGCACCTCGGCCAGCGTGATCAGGTCGGCCGGCTCGTTGCGCGCCGACAGGTCGAGCATGGCCCGGAACACCTTGCGGTGCGCCTCGCGGTAGAAGTCGTCCGCCTGGACGAGCTCCGTGACCCGATCGAGAGCGGCGTTGTCGAGCAGGATGCCGCCGAGCACCGCCTCTTCGGCCTCCAGGCTCTGCGGCGGCACCCGGCGCAGGCTCTCGTCGATCGTCGCCATCCCCACCCCTCAGCCGAAGGTAGCCCGCCTACCATCCCCCCCGGAGCCGACGCAAGACCTGGAGCTCAAAAGATCCGCGACGGGGAGCTACGGACGCACGCTCCGCTGCTGCAGCACCCCGTCGAGCGCCTGGCGGTCGTGCTCCGAGAGACGCTCCGTCCCCACCTGCGCCGGCGACGGGTCCAGCATGAGCGCCCGCCAGAGCACCACCCCGGCAGCCGCACCCGTTGCGAGCAGCAGGAGCGGTTTGACGAGCGTCCTCGCGGGCGCGCTGCGGCGCCGCCCGTTCTCCTTTCCCATGCCCCCTCCTCGCCTCACCCGCCGACCGCCGGCAGCGGCTCGCCGCCCTCCAGACGCAGGCGCACGACCGGCCAGCCGCGCCGCACCGCCGCGCGGCGGAGCA is drawn from Deltaproteobacteria bacterium and contains these coding sequences:
- the dnaB gene encoding replicative DNA helicase, which gives rise to MATIDESLRRVPPQSLEAEEAVLGGILLDNAALDRVTELVQADDFYREAHRKVFRAMLDLSARNEPADLITLAEVLKARSELADVGGSAYLAELAERVPTAAHVAQYARIVRDKSILRGLIGAATQIAMHGYEGGGDVAELLDHAEQLIFGISDRKVKPEFVRISDLLVESLKTIERLYEQKQAVTGVPSGFHDLDNLTAGFQPSDLVIVAGRPSMGKCLAADAEIVLSDGSVRTIEEIVRSRSGRLLTLTDRWKFAMVSPAAFVDDGLKPVFEVRTRLGRKVRTTVTHPFLTIEGWRPLAEVRPGDHVAVPRRIDVFGERSIGVERAKLLGYLLGDGTLTGACPRFTNSDPRLRAEFREAVGRFGGLTAREDVADGRAPSLRVSADRSAIAAGRVAFGRIVKQSLAASGTSARQLAVELDVTPASITHWCQGRTVPGRAVFDGLCAALDLRAQDIAPAGPSSIRKSARNGLTRWLTSLGLWGKTAREKFVPDLVFTLVADEVACFLNRLFATDGWATVLASRQAQLGFCSTSERLARQVQHLLLRFGVIASLRERRVRYRGGIRLAFQVDITDAESIRTFIDKIGIYGKEAALKRVQAALRAKQYRTNRDLIPVGVWQQIDAARQGASWRSVGTRMGIGDASNLHVGRRALSRRRLGAMAEDLGDQRLQVIAISDVYWDEVVSIEPMGERQVYDLTIPETHNFVANDVCVHNTALCLNIAEHAALRADVGVAVFSLEMSKEQLALRMLCSESRVDLKRVRTGHLSDREFPKLAMAAGRLADAPIFIDDTPALSILELRAKARRLKRDPSTKLGLIIVDYLQLMRSTEGKDSREQEISEISRSLKALAKEL